The proteins below are encoded in one region of Desulfomicrobium apsheronum:
- a CDS encoding M23 family metallopeptidase, whose amino-acid sequence MTKKNRHKIHRPANLSLKRKSAPSRLTMPFFAFLGALLIGAAIFFNFLSPNETQSSIDWSAQGIATRHEYQDIKDDGAFAEQEQESEELPEACAPREPEITRMSDTIKRGDTPSTLLEGHLGLSEIYSLCNESKDFYPLDSLRAGQPWTMIYSNKALVGLEYEIDSNERLVVSLTDSGYEFRREAIPYEMETKNVSGMVESSLFGAVTSAGESEELAIRLGNVFAYDVDFTRDLRTGDSFRVIVEKKFREGKFVGYGQLMAASFTNQGQTYRAYQYTDKKGNTAYYDEKGRPLRKAFLKSPLPFTRISSGYSMSRMHPILKYRRPHQGIDYAAPTGTPISTVADGIIAQVGSNKSQGRFVRVIHSNGYETIYNHMSKFAKASKKGAKVKQGQTIGYVGSTGYATGPHLDFRMRQNGKLINPLKLKTMPADPIASKDMPAFKAAVAAYMAQLEEPVQSASLEQPPTPNP is encoded by the coding sequence ATGACAAAAAAGAATCGACATAAAATCCACCGGCCTGCCAACCTGTCCCTGAAGCGCAAATCCGCGCCTTCCAGGCTGACCATGCCCTTCTTCGCCTTCCTGGGCGCGCTGCTTATCGGGGCCGCCATTTTTTTCAACTTCCTCTCCCCCAACGAAACGCAGTCCAGCATCGACTGGAGCGCTCAAGGCATCGCCACCCGCCACGAATACCAGGACATCAAAGACGACGGAGCATTCGCCGAACAGGAGCAGGAGAGCGAGGAACTGCCCGAGGCATGCGCCCCACGGGAGCCTGAAATCACTCGCATGAGCGACACGATAAAGCGCGGCGATACTCCTTCGACCCTCCTGGAAGGACACCTCGGACTCTCCGAGATCTATTCCCTGTGCAACGAAAGCAAGGATTTCTATCCCCTGGACAGCCTCAGGGCAGGCCAGCCCTGGACCATGATCTATTCCAACAAGGCCCTGGTCGGCCTGGAATATGAAATCGATTCCAACGAACGCCTGGTGGTTTCCCTGACCGATTCCGGCTATGAATTCCGGCGCGAAGCCATTCCCTACGAGATGGAAACAAAGAACGTTTCGGGAATGGTTGAAAGCAGTCTGTTCGGAGCGGTGACCTCCGCCGGTGAAAGCGAGGAACTGGCCATCAGGCTGGGCAACGTTTTCGCCTATGACGTGGACTTCACGCGAGACCTGCGCACCGGGGACTCTTTTAGGGTCATCGTCGAGAAAAAATTCAGGGAAGGCAAATTCGTCGGCTACGGGCAACTCATGGCGGCCAGCTTCACCAACCAGGGGCAGACCTACCGCGCCTATCAATATACGGACAAGAAAGGCAACACGGCCTACTACGACGAAAAAGGACGTCCGCTACGCAAGGCGTTCCTCAAGTCTCCGCTGCCCTTCACTCGCATCTCTTCCGGCTATTCCATGAGCCGCATGCACCCCATCCTGAAATACAGACGTCCGCATCAGGGCATCGATTACGCCGCGCCCACCGGAACACCGATCAGCACGGTCGCCGACGGAATTATCGCGCAGGTGGGCTCCAACAAGTCCCAGGGCCGTTTCGTGCGCGTGATCCACAGCAACGGCTATGAGACCATCTACAATCACATGAGCAAATTCGCCAAGGCTTCCAAGAAAGGCGCCAAGGTGAAGCAGGGCCAGACCATCGGCTATGTCGGCAGCACAGGTTACGCAACGGGCCCGCATCTTGACTTCCGCATGAGGCAAAACGGCAAGCTCATCAACCCCTTGAAACTCAAGACCATGCCGGCCGACCCCATCGCAAGCAAGGATATGCCTGCCTTCAAGGCCGCCGTGGCCGCTTACATGGCACAACTCGAAGAGCCCGTTCAGTCCGCAAGCCTGGAGCAGCCCCCCACGCCCAATCCATAG
- a CDS encoding TetR/AcrR family transcriptional regulator, protein MAMGPTKKELLLKAAKELFSEHGYSETTFKKISERAGVALGLLTHHFGNKEKLFLTAGLDVVHELVQTMRTNLQGVPNGLEAVRIFAKTYFDFARNPRQDFMVLVRCSPFSDLKTVEDKDVMIRNFSELYEILEECVKRGVRDGSIRDLDPHKTSVVVFCNLVGGIRHGLLTPYGDDGLFDDIVDFVIYGLKAR, encoded by the coding sequence ATGGCTATGGGACCGACAAAAAAAGAACTGCTGCTCAAGGCTGCCAAGGAACTGTTCAGCGAACACGGTTATTCGGAAACGACGTTCAAGAAAATCTCGGAACGGGCCGGCGTGGCCCTCGGGCTTCTGACCCATCATTTCGGCAACAAGGAAAAACTCTTCCTCACGGCCGGTCTCGATGTCGTACATGAACTCGTCCAGACCATGCGCACCAACCTGCAAGGCGTCCCCAATGGCCTTGAAGCGGTCCGCATTTTCGCCAAGACCTATTTCGACTTCGCCCGCAATCCCCGTCAGGATTTCATGGTCCTGGTACGCTGCTCGCCGTTCAGCGATCTGAAGACCGTCGAAGACAAGGACGTGATGATCCGCAACTTCTCGGAACTCTACGAAATTCTCGAAGAGTGCGTGAAACGCGGGGTACGGGACGGCAGCATCCGCGATCTCGACCCTCACAAAACCTCGGTCGTCGTTTTCTGCAACCTAGTCGGCGGCATCCGACACGGCCTCTTGACCCCCTACGGGGACGACGGCCTGTTCGACGATATCGTCGATTTTGTCATTTACGGCCTAAAAGCCCGCTAG
- a CDS encoding cupin domain-containing protein, producing MKIMPTEAAQAVHFDSEAARGVTGRVVIGRIDGANNFCMRRFDLAPGGHTPRHAHAWEHEIFFHAGEGEVYHDGQWTRVVPGDAVFVPGDQEHQIRNAGDSALTFICLVPAGAPEI from the coding sequence ATGAAAATCATGCCTACCGAGGCCGCACAGGCCGTGCATTTTGATTCGGAAGCCGCCAGGGGGGTGACGGGCAGGGTGGTCATCGGGCGAATCGACGGCGCAAACAATTTCTGCATGCGCCGCTTTGATCTTGCGCCGGGCGGACATACCCCGCGCCATGCCCACGCCTGGGAGCACGAGATCTTTTTTCACGCAGGCGAAGGCGAGGTGTACCACGACGGTCAATGGACCCGCGTCGTTCCGGGAGACGCGGTCTTCGTGCCCGGGGACCAGGAGCATCAAATCCGCAACGCCGGAGACTCCGCGCTGACATTCATCTGTCTGGTTCCCGCCGGAGCGCCTGAAATCTAA
- a CDS encoding cation diffusion facilitator family transporter, which translates to MLAHARKYAYLSIGASLLTMALKFGAFFLTGSVGLFSDAVESVVNLTAGLIALMAIILAYRPADQSHAYGHGKVEYFSSGMEGILICIAALGIAYASVQRFLHPQELHFLGTGIVVATLAGVVNFAVARIMLRAAREYDSIVLEADARHLLTDVWTSAGLVAALAVMHFAPPSWQILDPILGLVMSVNIVWTGLSLVRKSVAGLMDVGLPADEVALITDAIRRIGGIESGFHALRTRKSGVVRFVDFHLLVPGAMTVQQSHDLCCEIEEAIKAALPGSQTTIHVEPREDYASFDGWKVGGLCDRSACKKGRQD; encoded by the coding sequence ATGTTGGCCCACGCCCGGAAATACGCCTATCTTTCCATTGGCGCCTCGCTTTTGACCATGGCCCTGAAATTCGGGGCGTTTTTCCTGACCGGGTCGGTGGGGCTTTTTTCCGATGCCGTGGAGTCCGTGGTCAATCTGACCGCAGGACTCATTGCGCTCATGGCCATTATCCTGGCGTATCGTCCGGCCGATCAGAGCCATGCCTACGGGCATGGCAAGGTCGAGTATTTTTCCAGCGGCATGGAAGGCATATTGATCTGTATCGCGGCGCTAGGTATCGCCTACGCCTCGGTGCAGCGTTTTTTGCATCCGCAGGAGCTGCATTTCCTGGGAACGGGCATTGTCGTGGCCACCTTGGCCGGCGTCGTCAATTTCGCAGTGGCCAGGATAATGCTCCGGGCCGCCCGCGAATACGACAGCATCGTGCTTGAGGCCGACGCAAGGCACCTGCTGACCGATGTCTGGACATCGGCCGGACTGGTGGCCGCCCTGGCGGTCATGCATTTCGCGCCGCCGTCCTGGCAGATACTTGATCCGATTCTGGGTCTCGTCATGTCCGTCAACATCGTCTGGACCGGACTGAGCCTGGTTCGCAAGTCGGTCGCGGGGCTCATGGACGTCGGTCTGCCCGCGGATGAAGTTGCCCTGATCACGGATGCCATAAGGCGCATCGGCGGGATCGAATCGGGATTTCACGCTCTGCGCACACGCAAATCCGGAGTCGTCAGATTCGTGGATTTTCATCTGCTCGTGCCCGGAGCCATGACGGTGCAGCAGTCGCACGACCTGTGCTGCGAGATCGAGGAAGCCATAAAGGCAGCCCTGCCGGGCAGCCAGACCACCATCCATGTGGAGCCCCGCGAGGACTATGCCTCGTTTGACGGCTGGAAGGTGGGAGGTCTCTGCGACAGGTCCGCCTGCAAAAAAGGCAGGCAGGATTGA
- a CDS encoding peptidylprolyl isomerase produces MSNPVVLVDTTKGEFLVELFADKAPLTVANFLGYVDDDFYVGTLFHRVVKGFMVQGGGLDNMMREKPTRPPVANEAANGLKNVEGTVAMARTADPHSACAQFFINTVDNPDLDHQGEDEFGYCVFGQVIDGMDVVKKIEKVRVKAQGDHEHAPADQVSINSITRFE; encoded by the coding sequence ATGAGCAATCCGGTGGTCCTGGTGGACACGACCAAAGGAGAATTTCTGGTTGAACTGTTCGCGGACAAGGCGCCGCTGACCGTGGCCAATTTTTTGGGTTATGTGGACGATGATTTCTATGTAGGCACCCTGTTTCACCGGGTCGTGAAAGGGTTCATGGTTCAGGGCGGTGGACTCGACAACATGATGCGCGAAAAGCCTACCCGGCCGCCTGTCGCCAATGAGGCCGCAAACGGCCTCAAGAATGTCGAAGGCACCGTGGCCATGGCTCGCACCGCCGATCCGCACAGCGCCTGCGCCCAGTTTTTTATTAACACGGTCGATAACCCGGACCTTGATCATCAGGGAGAGGACGAGTTCGGCTATTGCGTTTTCGGTCAGGTCATTGACGGGATGGATGTGGTCAAGAAAATTGAAAAAGTCCGGGTCAAGGCCCAGGGCGATCACGAACACGCACCCGCCGATCAGGTGTCCATTAACTCCATTACCCGTTTCGAATGA
- a CDS encoding 30S ribosomal protein S1, giving the protein MSEDFAELFASYESQRKTALKAGDKISGTVISIGQKAAFIDCGAAVDGIVDREELLNDDGELSVAEGDTLELYVVGVTDDSVRLSKALTGIGGLNMLEDAYNSGVPVEGKVREQIKGGFHVEVLKHRAFCPVSQIDARYVATPEDYVGQTLQFRITKVSENGRNIVVSRRALLEEEQKQASASFFETVSEGDIVEGTVTRLAAFGAFVELVPGVEGLVHISEISWARIQSPEEILSMGDKVRVKYLGTSAGKKPGETRLSLSIKQAQDDPWKTVGDRFKDGDKVTGKVVKLMDFGAFVEIAPGIEGLVHVSEMSYAKRINKPGDVVQVGDMVAAVIKQVDVEKQRISLSMRDAEGDPWLNVAEKYPVGQAVQGTVEKRQQFGLFISLEPGVTGLLPQSVMSRADGEIKYDKLAPGDTVVVSIESVNTRERKISLGTGKKEEVSDWKGYKPQSSGADMGSLGSALAEALKKKS; this is encoded by the coding sequence ATGAGTGAAGATTTTGCCGAGCTGTTCGCATCCTATGAATCCCAGCGCAAGACAGCCCTCAAGGCAGGGGACAAGATTTCCGGTACAGTGATTTCCATTGGTCAGAAGGCCGCTTTCATTGATTGCGGAGCGGCCGTGGACGGTATCGTGGACCGCGAGGAATTGCTGAACGACGACGGAGAGCTGAGTGTCGCCGAGGGCGATACGCTGGAACTTTACGTGGTGGGCGTGACCGACGACAGCGTGCGTTTGTCCAAGGCACTGACCGGCATCGGCGGCCTCAATATGCTCGAAGACGCCTATAACAGCGGCGTGCCGGTGGAAGGGAAAGTGCGCGAGCAGATCAAGGGCGGCTTTCATGTAGAGGTATTGAAGCATCGTGCCTTCTGTCCTGTTTCCCAGATCGATGCGCGCTACGTCGCGACCCCCGAGGATTATGTCGGGCAGACTCTGCAGTTTCGGATCACCAAGGTTTCCGAGAACGGACGCAACATCGTCGTGTCCCGCCGGGCCTTGCTCGAAGAGGAGCAGAAGCAGGCCAGCGCCAGCTTTTTCGAGACGGTCAGCGAAGGCGACATCGTCGAGGGTACGGTCACCCGCCTGGCCGCTTTCGGAGCCTTTGTGGAGCTGGTTCCGGGCGTGGAAGGGCTGGTGCATATTTCCGAGATTTCCTGGGCCAGAATCCAGAGCCCCGAGGAGATCCTGAGCATGGGCGACAAGGTGCGGGTCAAGTATCTGGGCACAAGCGCGGGTAAGAAGCCCGGCGAGACCCGTCTGTCCCTGTCCATCAAGCAGGCGCAGGATGATCCCTGGAAGACCGTGGGCGATCGCTTCAAGGATGGCGACAAGGTCACCGGCAAGGTGGTCAAGCTCATGGATTTTGGCGCCTTCGTGGAGATCGCTCCCGGCATCGAAGGACTGGTTCACGTCAGCGAGATGAGCTACGCCAAGCGTATCAACAAGCCCGGCGACGTGGTCCAGGTCGGCGACATGGTCGCGGCCGTGATCAAGCAGGTCGATGTGGAGAAGCAGCGCATTTCGCTCAGCATGCGTGACGCCGAAGGTGATCCGTGGCTCAATGTGGCCGAGAAATATCCCGTGGGCCAGGCCGTGCAGGGCACCGTGGAGAAACGCCAGCAGTTCGGTCTCTTCATTTCCCTGGAGCCGGGCGTGACCGGACTTCTGCCCCAGTCGGTCATGTCCCGGGCTGACGGCGAGATCAAATACGACAAGCTGGCTCCCGGCGATACCGTGGTGGTCAGCATCGAGAGCGTGAACACCCGTGAGCGCAAGATCAGCCTTGGAACCGGCAAGAAAGAGGAAGTGTCGGACTGGAAGGGTTACAAGCCCCAATCTTCAGGAGCCGACATGGGCTCTTTGGGTAGCGCCCTGGCCGAGGCTCTGAAGAAGAAAAGCTAG
- a CDS encoding rubredoxin, which yields MERWECPCGYVYDPAEGDAENNIPAGTAFEDLPEDWVCPKCGAEKEFFDKMD from the coding sequence ATGGAACGATGGGAATGTCCGTGCGGCTATGTTTATGATCCGGCGGAAGGCGACGCGGAAAACAACATTCCGGCCGGCACCGCTTTCGAGGATCTGCCCGAGGATTGGGTCTGCCCCAAGTGCGGCGCGGAAAAAGAGTTTTTCGACAAGATGGATTGA
- a CDS encoding aminopeptidase has translation MDEVLKHKAASCWERYTASDDRAAMDLLASEFLDFLTRCKTERETIAWVAEQAAARGFSDDLRQDLVILPFRSKAAILARRGTKPLAEGLRLITAHADTPHLDLKQHPLHEECQVALMKTHYYGGLKKYQWLARPLALHGTIVDMDGRVIPVCIGEDEADPVFTVLDLLPHLARKQREETVEKAFVAEKLNIAIGHEPAETDEEAKVRQRVLELLYGRYAIREEDLYSAELQIVPSGKARFVGLDRALLGGYGQDDRLCVFAAFKAFMDAPSGDHTQILLLWDKEEIGSDGATGAKSRFMEYALEDILDAWEPGTRLRHVLGRTKAVSADVHCPMDPDYQDVHDKYNASLLGYGPVFSKFTGHGGKYGASEADCEYVAWFRKLLSAENIPWQMAEMGKVDEGGGGTVAKELAVYGMEIIDFGPGVLSMHSPFEISSKADLLATVHAYNAFYRS, from the coding sequence ATGGATGAGGTGTTGAAGCACAAGGCGGCAAGTTGCTGGGAACGCTACACGGCCAGCGATGACAGGGCTGCCATGGATCTTTTGGCCAGCGAGTTCCTTGACTTTCTGACCCGGTGCAAGACCGAACGCGAAACCATCGCCTGGGTGGCGGAGCAGGCTGCGGCCCGCGGATTTTCCGATGACTTGCGTCAGGATCTGGTCATCCTGCCTTTTCGTTCCAAGGCCGCCATCCTGGCGCGGCGGGGCACGAAGCCCCTGGCCGAGGGCCTGCGCCTGATCACGGCCCACGCCGACACCCCGCATCTGGACCTCAAACAGCATCCGTTGCACGAGGAATGTCAGGTCGCGCTCATGAAGACGCATTATTACGGCGGCCTCAAGAAATATCAGTGGCTGGCCAGGCCGTTGGCGCTGCACGGCACCATCGTGGACATGGACGGCCGGGTCATTCCGGTCTGCATCGGCGAGGACGAGGCTGACCCGGTCTTCACGGTTCTGGACCTGCTGCCGCATCTGGCCCGCAAGCAGCGCGAGGAAACAGTGGAGAAGGCTTTCGTGGCCGAGAAGCTCAATATCGCCATCGGCCATGAACCGGCCGAGACCGACGAGGAAGCCAAGGTCCGGCAGCGTGTGCTGGAGCTTCTTTACGGGCGTTACGCCATTCGCGAGGAAGACCTTTACAGCGCCGAGTTGCAGATTGTGCCCTCGGGCAAGGCCCGGTTCGTGGGCCTCGACCGCGCGCTTCTCGGCGGATACGGTCAGGACGATCGGCTGTGCGTGTTCGCGGCCTTCAAGGCCTTCATGGACGCGCCAAGCGGGGATCACACCCAGATTCTGCTGTTGTGGGACAAGGAGGAGATCGGCTCCGACGGAGCGACTGGCGCCAAATCCCGTTTCATGGAATACGCCTTGGAAGACATCCTCGATGCCTGGGAGCCGGGCACCCGGCTGCGTCACGTACTGGGCCGGACCAAGGCCGTGTCCGCCGACGTGCATTGCCCCATGGACCCGGACTATCAGGATGTGCATGACAAATATAACGCCTCCCTGCTCGGGTATGGCCCGGTCTTTTCCAAATTTACCGGCCATGGCGGCAAATACGGAGCCAGCGAGGCCGACTGCGAATACGTGGCCTGGTTCAGGAAGCTGCTGAGCGCAGAGAACATCCCCTGGCAGATGGCCGAGATGGGCAAGGTGGACGAGGGCGGGGGCGGCACGGTGGCCAAGGAGCTGGCGGTTTACGGCATGGAGATCATCGATTTCGGTCCCGGAGTCCTGTCCATGCACAGCCCCTTCGAGATCAGCTCCAAGGCCGATCTCTTGGCCACGGTACACGCCTACAACGCTTTTTACCGCAGTTAG
- the selB gene encoding selenocysteine-specific translation elongation factor: MPVIMGTAGHIDHGKTSLIKALTGINCDRLAEEQKRGITIELGFAYLDLTPEVRLGIIDVPGHERFVKNMVSGAAGIDFVLLVIAADEGIMPQTREHLEICSLLGIRAGLVALTKTDMVEEDWLELVHEEVQTYLAGSFLEGAPIVPVSAHTGVGLEELKGYVAELSSTFAPDRRSDLFRLPVDRVFTMKGHGTVVTGTSISGALRLGEEIEIVPSGHRSKVRGLQVHGTAAEVARAGERTAVNLYGLEVAELERGEVLAHPQTLFPSPVWDVEMTCLSSSPNPLKHRTEVHFHHGSREILAKLFFLDRDKLEPGETAVCQVRFPRPLPGVYGDRCIVRSFSPLQTVAGGRIINPLGRKVRRHSKDMETLSSLGAATGEELLLAQLRLAGRGGLTVAELRIMTDMESKLLDKTLQILGGKQLAFQFDRDDKRFVGADVLDGLAGACLEYLGEYHRREPMRQGLSRAELISGFGRGMHPKLVHFLVERLVKSGQVLLEADILRLPGHVVSLASDQSGLRTLMETTYVQAGFMPPTTKAFLEENGLTAKDVAQMFRLLMEEGVLIKVSEEFYYAKSAMDEIIGRVRSFFESNQEMGPQDFRDLTELTRKFAIPVLEYLDKEKITMRIGDKRQIRKR, encoded by the coding sequence ATGCCTGTCATCATGGGTACGGCCGGACATATCGACCACGGCAAGACGAGCCTCATCAAGGCCTTGACCGGCATCAATTGCGACCGGCTGGCCGAGGAGCAGAAGCGCGGCATCACCATTGAGCTCGGCTTCGCCTACCTGGACCTGACCCCCGAGGTGCGCCTTGGCATCATCGACGTGCCGGGCCACGAACGCTTCGTGAAGAACATGGTCTCCGGTGCGGCGGGCATCGATTTTGTGCTTCTGGTCATCGCCGCCGACGAAGGCATCATGCCCCAGACCCGGGAGCACCTTGAAATCTGTTCGCTCCTTGGCATCCGGGCCGGGCTTGTGGCCCTGACCAAGACGGACATGGTCGAGGAAGACTGGCTTGAACTGGTGCACGAGGAGGTTCAGACGTATCTTGCCGGATCATTTCTGGAAGGCGCGCCTATTGTCCCGGTTTCGGCCCATACGGGCGTGGGGCTGGAAGAGCTTAAAGGCTATGTCGCTGAACTGTCCTCGACCTTTGCCCCGGACCGGCGTTCGGATCTGTTCCGTCTGCCCGTGGACCGCGTCTTCACCATGAAAGGCCATGGCACGGTCGTGACCGGTACCTCCATTTCCGGTGCCTTGCGTCTGGGCGAGGAGATCGAGATCGTTCCGTCCGGGCACCGCTCCAAGGTGCGCGGTCTGCAGGTGCATGGCACGGCGGCCGAAGTGGCCAGGGCCGGTGAGCGCACCGCAGTCAACCTCTATGGATTGGAGGTGGCGGAGCTTGAGCGCGGCGAAGTGCTGGCGCATCCCCAGACCCTTTTTCCGTCGCCGGTCTGGGATGTGGAGATGACCTGCCTGTCGTCTTCGCCCAACCCTTTGAAGCACCGTACGGAAGTCCATTTTCATCACGGCTCGCGCGAGATCCTGGCCAAGCTCTTCTTTCTCGACCGGGACAAGCTCGAACCCGGCGAGACGGCGGTCTGTCAGGTCCGCTTTCCGCGTCCACTGCCCGGCGTTTACGGGGATCGTTGCATCGTGCGTTCGTTTTCGCCCCTTCAGACCGTGGCCGGCGGGCGGATCATCAATCCCCTGGGTCGCAAGGTTCGCCGTCATTCCAAGGATATGGAAACCCTGTCCAGCCTGGGCGCCGCCACGGGCGAAGAGCTTCTTCTGGCTCAGTTGCGGCTGGCCGGGCGCGGCGGGCTGACCGTGGCTGAGCTGCGCATCATGACCGACATGGAGTCCAAGCTCCTGGATAAGACCTTGCAGATTTTGGGCGGCAAACAGCTGGCCTTCCAGTTCGACCGCGACGACAAACGCTTCGTGGGCGCGGACGTGCTTGACGGTCTGGCCGGGGCCTGCCTTGAATACCTGGGCGAATACCATCGCCGCGAGCCCATGCGTCAGGGCCTGTCACGGGCCGAGCTGATTTCCGGATTCGGTCGGGGTATGCACCCGAAGCTGGTGCACTTTCTGGTTGAGCGGCTGGTCAAATCAGGACAGGTGCTGCTCGAAGCCGACATCTTGCGCCTGCCCGGACACGTGGTCTCCCTGGCCTCGGATCAGTCGGGTCTGCGCACGCTCATGGAGACGACTTATGTACAGGCGGGATTCATGCCGCCGACAACCAAGGCTTTTCTGGAGGAAAACGGGCTGACCGCCAAGGATGTAGCGCAGATGTTCCGGCTGCTCATGGAAGAGGGCGTGCTCATCAAGGTCAGTGAGGAATTTTATTACGCCAAGTCGGCCATGGACGAAATCATCGGTCGCGTGCGGAGCTTCTTCGAATCCAACCAGGAGATGGGCCCCCAAGATTTTCGCGATCTGACAGAGTTGACGCGCAAATTCGCCATCCCGGTGCTCGAGTACCTGGACAAGGAAAAGATCACCATGCGTATTGGGGACAAGAGGCAGATTCGCAAAAGATAG